The window ATGGAATCAATGACGAATTACTTGTCAAAACCAATACGATAAATGGCGTCAGACATCAGTTTCCCGTTGCGCCTGGAATTCTTCCAAACGTGGTGGAGAATGCCTTGGTTTTGGAGTATGGCGCACGCGAGTCACTTGAGGTCATCCGAAATCATGCTCACGAACTTGCCGCGGTGATTGTAGAGCCGGTTCAGAGTCGACGTCCAGATTTACAGCCAAAGGAATTTTTGAGGGAACTCCGGGAGATAACGAATGCAGCGGGAATGGCTTTGATTTTTGACGAAGTCATCACCGGTTTCAGATTGCATCCAGGTGGTGCACAGGCCTGGTATGGTGTGCAGGCGGATCTGGCCACTTATGGGAAAGTCCTTGGCGGAGGCTTGCCAATAGGAGTGATCGCGGGTAAATCGCGTTTCATGGATGCCTTTGACGGTGGACAATGGAATTATGGTGACAATTCCTCACCGGAGGCTGGCGTCACGTTCTTTGCTGGAACATTTGTCCGGCACCCGTTGGCCCTGAGCGCATCCGTTGCGGTATTAAATCATTTAAGAGAGCAGGGGCCGGAACTGCAAAGCAGCTTAAATGCAAAATCCGACCGGTTTGCCGAGGAACTGAACATTTATTGCCTAGAGCATCGCATTCCCCTACGCATAGTGAATTGCGGCTCTCAATTTTATTTCCGTTTTGAAGAGGAGAATGGCTTTGGCAATCTACTCTTTTACTATTTACGGGAGAGGGGGGTGTTTATTTGGGAAGGACGACCTTTCTTCCTCTCCACGGCACATTCGGATGAGGATATTAAGAACATCCTAGAGGCTTTCAAAACCAGTATGGCGGAGATGCAGGCTGGAGGATTCTTCTCATCGGGTCATAGTTATAGTCAGGGAAACCAGACAGATAACCCTCTGAATCATCAGTCCCTGGGAAATGGCATCAAGGTTTCCGAGGATGAGCACCGCGTTGTAAAGAGCGAACGATTGGCTTTGACCTCGGCGCAGATGGAAGTCTGGTTGGAGGCACGGAAAGGCGACCATGCGTCATGCCATTACAATGAGTCCCAGAATGTCTGGCTCACCGGAATTCTGGACCTCAACGCGCTTCGCAGTGCCCTTCAATCGCTGGTGGACCACCATGAAGCTCTGCGGACTGTCTTCAGCGAGAATGGAGATTACCAGGAGATTAGGCCCACTCTAACCTTGGAGGTTCCATACATTGACCTGGCTCCTTTGGATGGAGCGCACAGGGAGATTCGTGTTGCAGAGATGCAAAATGAAGAGGGTTCAAGGCCCTTTGATATTGTGAACGGGCCCATGATCCGGGCTCAAATCATTCGGCTGGAAGAGAATCAACACCTCTTGTTGATGACGGCTCACCACATCATTTGCGACGGGTGGTCACTGGGAGTTATTTTAAGTGAACTGGGACAACTCTACACGGCCGCGCATGCCGGTGCCGGCAGCGATCTGAAACCTGCGATGCAGTTTAGCGAGTACGCGGAGCAGCAAACACGCGAATCCACAGTAAAGGAGATTGCCAGGGCTGAGGAATATTGGATCGGCAGATTCTCCGGACAAATTCCCAGCCTGGATTTGCCTGCTGATTTCCCGCGGCCTGCAAAAAAAGGATATCACTCCAACCGGGCGTCATTAAGAATTTCAAGTGCTCTGTACAAGGAACTGAAGGCCGTGGGCGCGAAGTGCGGGGCGACATTGTTCTCGACTTTGCTGGCGGGATTTGAGGTGTTGCTGCACAGGCTTTCCAACCAGGATGCATTGGTCGTCGGGATGCCAGTGGCGGTTCAGGCTCTCGCGAATGCAAACTCACTCGTGGGGCATTGTACAAATCTCCTGCCATTACGAAGCAATTTTGACCCGGAAGCGAGGTTTATTGAGTTTCTAGCCTCCACAAAGCAGGAAGTGATGAGCGCCTATGAGCATCAGAATTATTCCTTCGGCGCACTGGTGCAAAAGCTCAAGCTTCCGCGCGACCCGAGCCGGGCCCCGCTCATTTCGATTGCTTTCAATGTCGATCGTGCGGTTACGGGTATCAGTTTCGCCGGCCTGGAGTGCACATGCTCCGCGAATCCAAAGCGATTCCTTAACTTTGAACTCAGCTTAAATGTTCGGGACACCGGTTCGGAACTTGAGCTGGATTGTGATTTTGACATCGATCTTTTTCTGCTCGAGACGATGCAGAGATGGTTGGGACATTATGAGACAGTTCTTACAGCGATAACTGAAAATCCGGAACAAACATTGGGCAATTTGCCGCTGTTGAATGCAGAGGAAAAGCTGACTCTGCTTGAGCAATGGAACAGTGCGCGAGTCGAAGTTCCTCAGCAGGCAGTGATCCATGATTTTTTTGAATTACAGGTTGCTCAGCAACCGAGCGCCGTGGCACTGGTGGAGGGGGAGCGTCGTTTCACTTATGCGGAACTGAATGAGCATGCCAACCAGCTGGCGCATCACTTGAGGTCGTGCGGCGTCGGACCTGACAAATTGGTTGGGGTTTGCATGAATCGCTCCATCGAGATGATCACCACCCTCCTGGCAATTCTAAAATCCGGCGGCGCCTACGTGCCATTGGACCCGATGTATCCGAAAGAGCGACTTGCGTTCATGCTGAGGGACGCAAAGGTTTCGGTTCTGGTGACGTGCGCTCATTTAAAATCCAAGCTGCCAGAGCACGAGGCAAGGGTGGTGGTGTTCGATGAAGATTGGCGTCAGATAGAGCACAACAGTAATAAAAATCCCGATAAAATTACTGATCGAACCAACCTGGCTTATGTCATCTATACGTCCGGTTCCACAGGTCTGCCGAAGGGAGTGGCTATTGAGCATCGCGGCGTGGTAAGCATGCTCTTGTGGGCAAGGGACGTTTATTCGGCAGAAGATCTTTCAGGAGTTTTGGCATCCACTTCCATTTGCTTTGATATATCAGTGTTTGAAATTTTCGCTCCGCTCAGTTGGGGTGGGAAGATCATATTGGCTCAAAATGCCCTCCAGTTACCCTCGCTCGCGGCTGCCGAGGAGGTAACCCTTATCAACACAGTTCCTTCCATCATGGCCGAGTTATTGCGCATCGGAAATGTGCCGAAATCAGTTCGAGCGGTTGGTCTCGTCGGAGAACCGCTTTCGACCGCTTTAGTCGACCAGATCCATGAGTTATCCCATGTCAATTGCGTATATGATCTCTACGGCCCAACCGAGGATACGGTCTATTCCACCTTTACCCGGCGGAGGATCAAGGAGAAAGCCAACATAGGCCGACCGCTTCCGAATACACAGGTCTATATCCTTGATGGCAAACTGCAACCCGTGCCTCCCGGGGTTCATGGCGAACTGCATTTGGGTGGGATGAAGCTGGCGAGAGGGTATCTCCACCAGCCTGAACTGACGGCGAAAAGATTTATTCCAAATCCCTTCAGCAACGAGCCTGGATCAAAACTGTATAAAACCGGAGACATTGCCCGATATCTTGCGGATGGACGCATCGAGTACCTGGGGCGCATGGACCACCAGCTTAAAGTGCGGGGCTTCAGAATCGAGTTGGGAGAGATTGAATCGGTGTTACGGCAGCATCCTGATGTAGGGCAGACCGTGGTTGTTGCACAAGATGGTCCAAATAGCACCAGGCAGCTGGTCGCTTATGTTACGGCAAGGAATGGTGCGGTACCCGGAATAGAGGAAATGAAGCGACATCTCAAATCGAAGTTGCCGGATTTCATGGTGCCTGCTTATTTCGTCACACTGAGTGCGCTTCCGCTGACAGTGAATGGCAAAATCGATAGGAAGTCCCTGCCCCCGATCGAAGCAGCAATCCCTGCCGGCCATGAACGTTATGTCGGCCCCGGAAACGAACCAGAAAAACTGTTGGTGGAAGTGTGGGAGGCAATCCTCAAGCGGAAGCCAATAGGCGTTCATGATAATATTTTTGAAATAGGCGGCGATTCATTAATGATTTTTAGAATTAGTAATCGAGTCATGCAGGCGGGATTGGATTTGGAACCAGAGCACTTTTTCCAATATCAGACCATCGCAGAGTTGGCCGCAGCTGCTGAAGTCTTCAAAATGAAAAAGGTTGAAGCCGCTGCCGAGCTGCGGAAGAAGGTCAGTCAGATGTCGCCGGAAGAAGTGCAAAGGCTTTTGCGCGCAAAGAAGGAAGTCATGGCGCGTTAGGATGGTCTTTTCACTATGGAAAACAAGGTTGCTGCTGATAAATGTGAGCTCTCGCGAGAACAGGAAGATTTGTTCGCACTTCTTTTGGAAGAAGAAAGGAGGAGCGGGATTTGCGACAGGATCGGTCGTCGCGACTGTGGAGAGCAGGCGCCGCTTTCGTCCGCACAGGAACGCATATGGTTTATCGGCCAAATAGAAGCAGGGAGCTCCTTGTACAATATTTCTGCCGCGTTCCGAATGACAGGGGATCTGAATATTGAAGCTCTGGAATGGAGCTTGAACGAGATTATACGCCGGCATGAGAATCTAAGAACCACCTTTGTCTCGATTGAAGGACAGCCCAAGGCCCTGGTCGCCGCGGCAACTCCCTTGACGTTAAGCTTCGTGGATCAGGAAGTAGCGGCGCAAACCAGCCTGCAACAAATCCTGGATCAGTCTTGCAGGGCTGAAGCGAGTTCTCCATTTGATCTGACCAAGGGCCCCTTGCTGCGGATAAAACTTCTTCGTTTGAATCCCGATGATCATGTGCTCCTCCTGACGATGCACCACATCATCTCAGATGGCTGGTCATTGGAACTGTTTTACAAGGAAGTGGCGGCGTTGTATTCGTCCCGGATTGAAGGAGGAGAATCGCCCTTGCCTGAATTGCCCATTCAATATGGAGACTATGCCGTTTGGCAGAGACAATCGCTTCGAGGAAAGGAATTGGAAGAGGATCTGGCATATTGGAAAGGGAAATTAAAAGGTCCGTTACCGACGTTGGAAATGCCTGCAGACCGCCCGCGTCAGAATATGGATTCTCGTGCAGGCTCAGTTCGGAGGACCCGATGGCCAGAGGAGCTGACTCAACAAGTGCGCAAGCTGGCACGAGCTGAGGGAATCACACTGTTCATTCTGTTGTTGGCGGCATTTAAAGTTTTGCTGCACCGTTACACAGGGTTGGAGGATATAATAGTGGGAACTCCGGTAGCCAATCGTAATCGCAGCGAAACGGAAGGACTGATTGGTCTCTTCGTAAACACCCTTGTCCTGCGAACTGAGATTTCCGGTTCGCAGACCTTTAAGGATTTTCTGATCCAAGTTCGGAATACGATGTACGAAGCTTTGGAACACAAGGAGGCTTCCTTTGAAAAACTCGTGGAAGAGCTAAATCCTGAACGTAACCTCGCTTCGAATCCAATCTTTCAGGTGATGTTCCTGATCGAAACGAATCCTGCCAGAGAATTGAAGCTGCCCGGGTTGAAAATAGAGCCCTTGCCGATCGACGAAGGGACGGCCAAGTGTGATATCATACTTTTTATAGCAGACAGAGAAGACCGCCTTGCACCCGCAGTGGAATACAACACGAGTCTTTTTGATGCCGCGACAATGGATGCGTTGCTCGAGCACTTCCAGGTTCTTGTGGAGGGGATTATCTCTGATCCCAATCAGCGCATTTGTGACCTGCCTATTTTAACCGCAGCGGAACGTAAAAAATTGTTGGTGGAATGGAATAGCACCGGGACTGAGTATCCGAAGGATAAAACGATTTCTCAATTGTTCGCAGAACAAGCCGCTGCGCGCCCCGATGCCATCGCGATAGTATTCGAGAATAAGAAGTTGTCATACAGAGAACTGAATGAACAATCAAATCAACTGGCTCATTATCTTATCAAGACGGGTGTGCAACGTGATGATTTGGTTGGAATTTGTTTGGAGAGGTCATGCGAACTCATCGTCAGCCTGGTCGCGATTCTTAAAGCCGGCGCCGGATATGTTTCACTGGATCCCACTTATCCAAAAGAGCGGTTGTCATGGATGTTGGAAGATGCAGAGTCCCGGATCATACTAACGGACTCAAGCTTAGCCAAGGCGTTGCCAATCGCGGTAAATGGATTGGAACAGAATGGCTGTATTCCGAAGATAATTTGTTTGGATGAAGAATGGAAGGCAATCACCGGACAAAGCCTGGATTGTCCAACGCAGGATTGTGATTCTGAGAGTATTGCTTATGTCTGCTTTACTTCCGGCTCCACGGGGCGGCCAAAAGGTGTTTGCATTCCGCATCGTGGCGTTGTGCGTCTGGTAAAATGTACGAATTATGCCTCGATGACAGAAGCGGATACCTTCCTTCAGTTCGCTCCAGTTTCATTTGATGCATCCACCTTCGAAATTTGGGGCGCGCTTTTAAACGGCGCACGTCTCGTGGTGTTTCCCCCCAAATTTACGTCGTTGGCTGAGTTGGAAGAGTTTATTCAGAAGCAGCAGATCACGATTCTGTTTCTGACAGCGGGACTTTTTCACCAAATGGTTGAAGAACAGGTTGAATGTTTAAAGGGACTCAGGGTGTTGCTGTCTGGAGGGGAGGTGCTTTCCACAAGGCATGTTCAGAAAGCTCTCGATGCCTTGAGTGGCTGTCAGGTCATTGATGTATATGGTCCAACGGAGAATACGACGTTTACCAGTTGGCATGGCATTCCTCGACAACTGCCGGCTGCCAGATCGATTCCGATTGGAAGACCGATTTCCAATACCACATGCTTTATTTTAGATGACCATTTACAGCCTGTGCCAATAGGTGTTTACGGTTACCTCTACACCGGTGGGGACGGTTTAGCTTTGGGATACTTGAAAAATCCTGACCTGACTGCAGCAAGGTTTGTAAGAAATCCATTCGACGTTGAATCGCAGTCGAAACTTTACAACACAGGGGATGTGGTTCGCTATCTTCAAGACGGAAACATTGAATTCCTGGGACGGAAAGACTCGATGGTCAAAATTCGTGGGTTCAGAGTGGAGCTGGGAGAAGTTGAAGTCGCTTTGCTCGCGCATCATGCGATAAGGGAATGCGTGGCCAT is drawn from Pedosphaera parvula Ellin514 and contains these coding sequences:
- a CDS encoding hybrid non-ribosomal peptide synthetase/type I polyketide synthase: MNSRENYREEIAIIGMAGRFPGAANVDDFWQNLCQGFEAVRTFTAEELAEAGVNADILKNPNYVNAGVVLEEAECFDAAFFGYKPREVELMDPQHRIFLECAWSALEHAGYDSEEYTGQIGVFGAVARNNYLIHNLLPNRQLVESAGLHQMIIGNDKDYPATRAAFKLNLRGPSLSVQTACSSSGVAIHLACQSLLAGECDMALVGGGRILVPMTAGYLYEEGGIQSPDGHCRAFDAKAQGTVLGSGVALVVLKRSSDALRDGDSIYAVIKGTAVNNDGAAKVGFTAPSVEGQARVIAEAQAVAGVSAETISYVEAHGTGTSLGDPIEITALTRAFRASTNKKGYCGIGSVKTNIGHLDAGAGVAGVIKTALALKHKLIPPSLNFEMPNPQIDFANSPFYVNTRLAEWKTDGTPRRAGVSSFGLGGTNAHIILEEAPEAEPSCASRPSQILLLSAKSSEALQRATSNLSSFLEKNPQTNLADVAYTLQAGRRGFSHRRMLVCNDTKEAIKLLNEANAQKIIPSEVEPAAAKVVFMFPGQGAQRVNMALEIYQNEPAFRKEVDYCADVLKRHLGIDIRQLLYPLAGQEEEANQQLTKTLYAQPALFTISYALARLWQEWGMEPDEMIGHSVGEYVAACLAGVFSIEDVLWMLATRGKLMQNLSKGSMLAASLPEADARKYLGQELSLAAINSPSSCVISGPVEAVEQLQKELVKARVACLHLQTSHAFHSAMVDPIIEPFKQELKNVRLNVPKIPFISSCTGTWITVDQATDINYWAHHLRETVRFAEGLQEVMKKPESILLEVGPGNILSGLARHPAYKGSMRGVISSLGASLGGNETRSLLNALGQAWLAGLKINWSGFNVHQRRQRIGLPTYPFERKRYWVDPPKTKTIPIIDATTSPAESEGLSRANGNQVLTGHEEPTFLENETCTRPQMHTEDRKEQILGGLKECLRELSGMIAEDLQPAATFLGLGFDSLFLTQAGLAFQKKFDVKITLRHLIDEYPSLEKLAGYIDSVLPPERAVESPELDDESRPEFAIHEVLSTRNNIPRQVDSDIIKQIENLASEQLRLASEQLALLRRGVKNGVTSTEHKSIPPDKANGLRSNQFTLRQNEMVAPHNEQAKGFGPFKPIDREAATKLAPKQKEALEELINRYTGRTKESKKLTEKHRPHLADPRTVSGFKLLWKEMVYPITASRSQGSKIWDVDGNEYIDLTMGYGVHLFGHSPAFVNKAVAEQLEQGVQIGPQSPLAGEAARLICGFTGMDRVTFCNTGSEAVLAALRVARTVTGRNRIACFAGSYHGINDELLVKTNTINGVRHQFPVAPGILPNVVENALVLEYGARESLEVIRNHAHELAAVIVEPVQSRRPDLQPKEFLRELREITNAAGMALIFDEVITGFRLHPGGAQAWYGVQADLATYGKVLGGGLPIGVIAGKSRFMDAFDGGQWNYGDNSSPEAGVTFFAGTFVRHPLALSASVAVLNHLREQGPELQSSLNAKSDRFAEELNIYCLEHRIPLRIVNCGSQFYFRFEEENGFGNLLFYYLRERGVFIWEGRPFFLSTAHSDEDIKNILEAFKTSMAEMQAGGFFSSGHSYSQGNQTDNPLNHQSLGNGIKVSEDEHRVVKSERLALTSAQMEVWLEARKGDHASCHYNESQNVWLTGILDLNALRSALQSLVDHHEALRTVFSENGDYQEIRPTLTLEVPYIDLAPLDGAHREIRVAEMQNEEGSRPFDIVNGPMIRAQIIRLEENQHLLLMTAHHIICDGWSLGVILSELGQLYTAAHAGAGSDLKPAMQFSEYAEQQTRESTVKEIARAEEYWIGRFSGQIPSLDLPADFPRPAKKGYHSNRASLRISSALYKELKAVGAKCGATLFSTLLAGFEVLLHRLSNQDALVVGMPVAVQALANANSLVGHCTNLLPLRSNFDPEARFIEFLASTKQEVMSAYEHQNYSFGALVQKLKLPRDPSRAPLISIAFNVDRAVTGISFAGLECTCSANPKRFLNFELSLNVRDTGSELELDCDFDIDLFLLETMQRWLGHYETVLTAITENPEQTLGNLPLLNAEEKLTLLEQWNSARVEVPQQAVIHDFFELQVAQQPSAVALVEGERRFTYAELNEHANQLAHHLRSCGVGPDKLVGVCMNRSIEMITTLLAILKSGGAYVPLDPMYPKERLAFMLRDAKVSVLVTCAHLKSKLPEHEARVVVFDEDWRQIEHNSNKNPDKITDRTNLAYVIYTSGSTGLPKGVAIEHRGVVSMLLWARDVYSAEDLSGVLASTSICFDISVFEIFAPLSWGGKIILAQNALQLPSLAAAEEVTLINTVPSIMAELLRIGNVPKSVRAVGLVGEPLSTALVDQIHELSHVNCVYDLYGPTEDTVYSTFTRRRIKEKANIGRPLPNTQVYILDGKLQPVPPGVHGELHLGGMKLARGYLHQPELTAKRFIPNPFSNEPGSKLYKTGDIARYLADGRIEYLGRMDHQLKVRGFRIELGEIESVLRQHPDVGQTVVVAQDGPNSTRQLVAYVTARNGAVPGIEEMKRHLKSKLPDFMVPAYFVTLSALPLTVNGKIDRKSLPPIEAAIPAGHERYVGPGNEPEKLLVEVWEAILKRKPIGVHDNIFEIGGDSLMIFRISNRVMQAGLDLEPEHFFQYQTIAELAAAAEVFKMKKVEAAAELRKKVSQMSPEEVQRLLRAKKEVMAR
- a CDS encoding non-ribosomal peptide synthetase, with protein sequence MENKVAADKCELSREQEDLFALLLEEERRSGICDRIGRRDCGEQAPLSSAQERIWFIGQIEAGSSLYNISAAFRMTGDLNIEALEWSLNEIIRRHENLRTTFVSIEGQPKALVAAATPLTLSFVDQEVAAQTSLQQILDQSCRAEASSPFDLTKGPLLRIKLLRLNPDDHVLLLTMHHIISDGWSLELFYKEVAALYSSRIEGGESPLPELPIQYGDYAVWQRQSLRGKELEEDLAYWKGKLKGPLPTLEMPADRPRQNMDSRAGSVRRTRWPEELTQQVRKLARAEGITLFILLLAAFKVLLHRYTGLEDIIVGTPVANRNRSETEGLIGLFVNTLVLRTEISGSQTFKDFLIQVRNTMYEALEHKEASFEKLVEELNPERNLASNPIFQVMFLIETNPARELKLPGLKIEPLPIDEGTAKCDIILFIADREDRLAPAVEYNTSLFDAATMDALLEHFQVLVEGIISDPNQRICDLPILTAAERKKLLVEWNSTGTEYPKDKTISQLFAEQAAARPDAIAIVFENKKLSYRELNEQSNQLAHYLIKTGVQRDDLVGICLERSCELIVSLVAILKAGAGYVSLDPTYPKERLSWMLEDAESRIILTDSSLAKALPIAVNGLEQNGCIPKIICLDEEWKAITGQSLDCPTQDCDSESIAYVCFTSGSTGRPKGVCIPHRGVVRLVKCTNYASMTEADTFLQFAPVSFDASTFEIWGALLNGARLVVFPPKFTSLAELEEFIQKQQITILFLTAGLFHQMVEEQVECLKGLRVLLSGGEVLSTRHVQKALDALSGCQVIDVYGPTENTTFTSWHGIPRQLPAARSIPIGRPISNTTCFILDDHLQPVPIGVYGYLYTGGDGLALGYLKNPDLTAARFVRNPFDVESQSKLYNTGDVVRYLQDGNIEFLGRKDSMVKIRGFRVELGEVEVALLAHHAIRECVAMVHNNSSLEKQLVAYVVPREKGKPTSEELRMFLKDKLPDYMLPSVYVNMESLPLTATGKVNRRALPQLDGSRPELGKDYLAPRDPVEVQLVRIWEELLGIRPVGVQDKFFELGGHSLLAVRLFAKIEKTFGKRLALRLLFETPTIEQLANAIREKELSTSRSLLVPIRDSGSRPPLFLVHGAGGGILWGYANLGGCFSDDQPVYGIESPGMRGMPEVRSIEEMASRYVSEIRGLQSEGPYFLGGYCFGGNVAFEMARQLREKGERVALLALFESMPFHSSYDKMPWWRPGFYKKFFINVFYVAKDFLKLQPAVRRDLISRRSRVIGRKLANIFKVNKPEERQFDLEAVVDTAQIPDSELALWRVHLQAIEEHAMKPYSGRVTLFRTCRQPLFCSFEDSYGWNEFCFGGVDVKIIPGSHESIFTEPNVRRLASEVEECLREAHESFAPTTLALTD